The proteins below come from a single uncultured Dethiosulfovibrio sp. genomic window:
- a CDS encoding DUF2190 family protein — protein sequence MRSYVQSGSRMDYSPDADVFVDQVVVLGVRIGVAVTDIPAGNLGALAVSGVFQLPAVTGEGFLPGEELFWDASVGKVTKDKTGDKPRAGYVFAPKAASVSTVDVKID from the coding sequence ATGAGGAGTTATGTTCAAAGCGGAAGCAGGATGGATTATTCCCCCGATGCCGATGTTTTTGTGGATCAGGTGGTGGTTTTAGGCGTTCGTATCGGGGTTGCGGTGACCGACATCCCAGCTGGGAACCTGGGAGCTTTGGCGGTTTCTGGGGTGTTTCAGCTTCCTGCGGTTACAGGGGAGGGCTTTTTGCCTGGGGAGGAGCTTTTCTGGGATGCCTCTGTGGGCAAGGTAACGAAAGACAAAACCGGTGACAAGCCCAGGGCCGGGTATGTCTTCGCCCCTAAGGCGGCCTCGGTTTCGACGGTAGATGTGAAGATAGACTGA